The Verrucomicrobiota bacterium DNA window CGCAGCCAACAACCCAAAGCACAATACAAAACCACCACCGACTTCCAAGCTGCCATGGGAGAAAACAACCTCGCCAAAGCCATGCGATTCGTCACACGCAAACGTCCATGCCTCTAAAAACACGCTCATGCATACGCGCTGGAGAATAATCAATCCGGCGATCTTTGAATCGACTTGGCCGATCCGTGGCGCGATGTTGCCGCCCAGACTGTGCCCCGCCACGAAAATGCGATTCGCGTCGATGCCCTCCGTTATGCGCAAACGCGCAACGGCGTTGAGCGCATCATCAACTGTTTCCTCTTTCACGGTCAGGCCGCGCATGGAAAGGAATCGGTTCGGAAAGACTTTGGTCGCCTTGTCGTATCGCAAGACAGCAACACCCTGCGCGGCGAGTCCCCAAGCCAGGTCTCGGAACGGTTTGTTCAGGCCGACGGTTTCGTCTCGATCATGTGGGCCCGAGCCATGAACCAACACAACCGCCGGACAAAATCCGGCGCGCTTCGCAGGCAGCGTGAGAGTGCCCGGCAAAGCCCATTCACCGTCGCCCACCTTGATTTCTGTTTCACGAACCGCGTTTGGTGCAACAGCGGCGGCGGCATCGGGCGCGGGCCGCTGGCCGGGAGAAAACCAAAGGCCGGTGACCTGATGGTCGCGATTGAAGACGACCTTGATGTCGAGAACGGCCCGCTCAAATTCGCAGGTGACGAAAACCATCTCGAAACCGGCC harbors:
- a CDS encoding DUF3887 domain-containing protein; protein product: MKIPAITAALFGLVLITGSGCSDEKSQPASAQTGLPVIAEKFVDLLANDDFAGAVACFDATMKNAMPEPKMRETWRSVTEQAGSFKKTLGTRTTQQAGFEMVFVTCEFERAVLDIKVVFNRDHQVTGLWFSPGQRPAPDAAAAVAPNAVRETEIKVGDGEWALPGTLTLPAKRAGFCPAVVLVHGSGPHDRDETVGLNKPFRDLAWGLAAQGVAVLRYDKATKVFPNRFLSMRGLTVKEETVDDALNAVARLRITEGIDANRIFVAGHSLGGNIAPRIGQVDSKIAGLIILQRVCMSVFLEAWTFACDESHGFGEVVFSHGSLEVGGGFVLCFGLLAA